In the Quercus lobata isolate SW786 chromosome 5, ValleyOak3.0 Primary Assembly, whole genome shotgun sequence genome, one interval contains:
- the LOC115988822 gene encoding F-box protein CPR1-like has protein sequence MMPYIPQELITEILARLPVKSLVRFLCVCKEWYALITDTDFIKLHLKSSIETNRDRTLILNEDEFSPPLRYFSAVQFSKDNQFRKTFEIYKPLQNWVISDYCDGLVCLHKGYEKLEVAIWNPLVRKYRKLPIEPIEEPSCFSSAIRFSHLAFGHDPRNDDYKVLRVTEFYMADSMEFEVKVYSMRSNSWKKIDEQWPNKEICCQKLLALNGDVYWLAADRVVQDLESILAFNLATETLRLYETPVPPDDDQFTCLDVLGGFLCYIVNDYLNSDVYLMKKNGVESSWTQIFKIKQHVVCRDFEYFRTLMFSTNGKKVLLEEHQECGHTNLIWYDIEKKRCYRVKNRSFPYVFMVATCIGSLLLLDGDNVIDPRQKKNKGKRKRN, from the exons ATGATGCCGTATATACCGCAAGAGCTAATCACCGAGATTCTAGCCCGATTACCAGTGAAGTCTTTGGTACGCTTCCTCTGTGTTTGTAAGGAATGGTACGCCCTAATCACTGATACTGATTTCATCAAATTGCACCTCAAGAGCTCCATCGAGACCAACAGAGACCGCACCCTCATCCTCAACGAAGACGAGTTCTCTCCACCTTTGCGTTATTTTTCCGCCGTTCAATTCTCCAAGGACAATCAGTTCCGCAAGACCTTTGAAATTTACAAGCCGCTGCAAAACTGGGTCATCTCGGACTATTGCGACGGCTTGGTTTGCCTTCATAAGGGTTACGAAAAGCTAGAGGTCGCAATTTGGAATCCATTGGTCAGGAAGTACAGGAAATTGCCCATCGAACCAATTGAGGAGCCCTCTTGTTTCTCGTCGGCTATTAGGTTTTCCCATTTAGCATTCGGGCACGATCCACGTAACGACGACTATAAGGTGTTGAGGGTTACAGAGTTTTATATGGCAGATAGTATGGAGTTTGAAGTCAAGGTGTATAGTATGAGATCAAACTcttggaaaaaaattgatgaacaaTGGCCCAACAAAGAGATATGTTGCCAGAAGTTGTTGGCTTTGAATGGAGATGTGTATTGGTTAGCTGCTGATCGAGTTGTGCAGGATCTGGAGTCCATTCTTGCTTTCAATCTCGCCACTGAGACACTCCGGCTCTATGAGACACCGGTTCCACCAGATGACGATCAGTTTACGTGTTTGGATGTGTTGGGAGGATTCCTCTGTTATATTGTTAATGATTACTTGAATAGTGATGtttatttgatgaaaaaaaatgggGTAGAGAGTTCTTGGACacagatttttaaaattaaacaacatgTAGTGTGTCGGGATTTTGAGTATTTCAGGACTCTGATGTTTTCCACCAATGGCAAGAAGGTTCTGTTGGAGGAGCACCAAGAATGCGGTCATACGAATCTTATTTGGTATgacatagaaaagaaaagatgctACAGGGTTAAGAATCGGAGTTTTCCATATGTGTTTATGGTGGCAACTTGTATCGGGAGTCTTCTTCTCCTTGATGGTGATAATGTGATTGATCCTCGGCAGAAGAAGAATAAGGGGAAGAGGAAGAG GAATTAA